One window of Papaver somniferum cultivar HN1 chromosome 9, ASM357369v1, whole genome shotgun sequence genomic DNA carries:
- the LOC113310067 gene encoding replication stress response regulator SDE2-like: MEAYNVLVKLLDGETATLKFTTPTISGESIKTHLHKITNIPQNQQRLITGTKQIHDETLIKISDKDGTFFTINLLGRLLGGKGGFGSLLRGAGTKAGQKKTDNFDACRDMSGRRLRHVNAEKKLEEWKAEEEERKLEKVAEDFLKKKGKELKKTGNKGDDKYIEKYRQDSEKCMEGVENAVRDAFKNLGEAKRKSIPTTGNSEKRLKLWSVEEDEDDSDSSDDEGDEKSEVLDDGSHEGKLKDGEGSSGSGSVENSGGELSSPGGSTENNRECFEVGQGSGNNDEIDGFMGPELGSRQDIVPEAETVHLEGNGSVGTESESDNQTVGQSANANLEIRDELAGHSLVDEVNGSVEEAAVASEKSSDLEKPLNFDDFNSAADMEVLGMERLKAELQAHGLKCGGALQERASRLFLLKTTPVDKLPKKLLAKK; the protein is encoded by the exons ATGGAGGCTTACAACGTATTGGTAAAGCTCTTAGATGGCGAAACAGCAACCTTAAAATTCACAACCCCCACGATATCAGGTGAATCAATAAAAACCCATCTTCACAAAATAACCAATATCCCCCAAAATCAACAGAGATTGATCACAGGTACTAAACAAATTCATGATGAAACCCTAATCAAAATATCTGATAAAGATGGCACCTTTTTCACAATCAATCTACTTGGTCGCCTTCTTGGTGGTAAAGGAGGGTTCGGTTCTCTATTGCGTGGTGCAGGAACAAAAGCTGGGCAGAAGAAAACTGATAATTTTGATGCTTGTAGAGATATGAGTGGAAGAAGATTAAGACATGTTAATGCTGAGAAGAAGTTAGAGGAATGGAAAGctgaagaagaagagaggaagttGGAGAAAGTTGCTGAGGATTTTCTgaaaaagaaagggaaagagTTGAAGAAAACTGGGAATAAGGGAGATGACAAATATATTGAGAAGTATAGACAGGATTCGGAGAAATGTATGGAAGGTGTTGAAAATGCTGTCAGGGATGCGTTTAAAAATTTAGGAGAGGCTAAAAGGAAGAGCATTCCCACTACTGGGAATTCAGAAAAGCGTTTGAAGTTATG GTCGGTGGAAGAAGATGAGGACGACTCAGATAGCagtgatgatgaaggtgatgaaaaATCTGAGGTTCTTGATGATGGAAGTCATGAAGGTAAGTTAAAGGATGGTGAAGGTAGTTCTGGTTCTGGTTCAGTGGAGAATTCTGGCGGTGAATTATCTTCTCCTGGAGGTTCAACAGAGAATAACAGGGAATGTTTTGAAGTGGGGCAAGGATCTGGAAACAATGATGAAATTGATGGGTTTATGGGTCCAGAGTTAGGAAGTCGTCAGGATATCGTTCCTGAAGCTGAGACTGTTCATCTCGAAGGAAATGGATCTGTTGGAACTGAATCTGAAAGTGATAATCAGACAGTTGGTCAGAGTGCCAATGCGAACTTGGAGATTAGGGATGAGTTGGCAGGACACtctcttgttgatgaagtgaACGGTTCTGTTGAAGAAGCAGCAGTTGCGAGTGAGAAGAGCTCTGATTTGGAGAAGCCATTGAATTTTGATGACTTTAACTCTGCTGCAGACATGGAG GTTCTTGGTATGGAGAGGTTAAAAGCAGAATTACAAGCACATGGACTGAAATGTGGGGGTGCCTTACAAGAACGCGCTTCTAGGCTTTTCCTACTCAAGACCACACCCGTAGATAAACTGCCTAAGAAGCTGTTGGCAAAGAAATAG
- the LOC113310068 gene encoding embryo-specific protein ATS3A-like: MVNNKPILPLVFSAVVFFLIINSHECQAEESITIVSSEPQQFPSFQIQSVNNPNQAISTTAAAADANACSYTVAIKTSCSSTSFTRDQISLAFGDAYGNQVYAPRLDDPSSRAFEICSTDTYHLSGPCTYRICHLYLYRVGSDGWKPENVKIYAPGSRISTFNFNVFVPYGVWYGFNFCNNQNGDGVTAAM, translated from the exons ATGGTGAACAACAAACCAATTCTCCCTCTTGTCTTCTCTGCTGTAGTCTTTTTCTTAATCATCAATTCTCATGAATGTCAAGCCGAAGAATCCATTACCATCGTCAGTTCAGAACCTCAACAGTTTCCATCATTCCAGATTCAAAGTGTTAATAACCCTAATCAAGCAatttcaacaacagcagcagccgcAGATGCCAATGCTTGTTCGTATACTGTAGCAATCAAAACTAGTTGTTCTTCAACAAGTTTCACTAGAGACCAGATCAGTCTTGCCTTTGGTGATGCTTACGGAAACCAG GTTTATGCACCAAGACTAGATGATCCATCTTCAAGAGCCTTCGAGATATGTTCAACTGATACATATCACTTATCTGGACCATGTACGTATAGAATCTGTCACCTGTATCTATACAGGGTAGGATCTGATGGCTGGAAACCAGAGAATGTGAAGATCTACGCTCCTGGCTCAAGGATTTCCACATTTAACTTCAATGTTTTTGTTCCTTATGGAGTTTGGTATGGCTTCAATTTCTGTAATAATCAAAACGGTGATGGAGTCACCGCTGCTATGTAA